The following are encoded together in the Primulina tabacum isolate GXHZ01 chromosome 18, ASM2559414v2, whole genome shotgun sequence genome:
- the LOC142533974 gene encoding subtilisin-like protease SBT1.3 translates to MRQPPLLLSAPKDSLDGPSHSDIFEHFHFTLIFSSPFFIHFSHFCPQKMPVKWRAFLLLSSCLATILVTCTGTSLTTKKTYIVNIDKWAKPEKFTDHNQWYSSLINSVASRTSETGDGNLQLENRIIYNYQTAFHGVAAQLSEEEVKKLQEQDGVMAVFPEAVYQLHTTRSPVFLGLEHEDSTSIWSDVLSDHDVVVGVLDTGIWPESQSFNDSGMTQIPAHWKGTCETGRGFTKSNCNKKIVGAGVFYKGYEAASGRINYQKEYKSARDQDGHGTHTAATVAGAPVRGANLFDYAYGTARGMAPGARIAAYKVCWTGGCFSSDILSAVDQAVADGVNVLSISLGGGVSSYYRDSLSIAAFGAMERGVFVSCSAGNGGPDPISLTNVSPWVTTVGASTMDRDFPANVKLGSGKFFTGASLYKGQKSLSSERQYPLIYHGSNSSNLSPSSMCLEGTLNPHSVAGKIVICDRGISPRVQKGQVVKDAGGIGMILSNTAANGEELVADCHLLPAVAVGEMAGKSIKHYALSNRYATATLAFLGTKLGIRPSPVVAAFSSRGPNLLSLEVLKPDMVAPGVNILAAWTGVLGPSSLPSDPRRTRFNILSGTSMSCPHVSGVAALLKSRHQDWSPAAIKSALMTTAYTHDNNYNPLKDASTGEPSTAFDHGAGHIHPMKALNPGLVYDILPQEYFDFLCTQGLTSSQLLLFAKFSKRTCRHFLASPGDLNYPAISAVLSDSGNTTVLTLHRTVTNVGPPVSSYHVVVSPFRGVFVRVEPVTLNFTSKIKKLSYKVTFTAKSSQAGPEFGALIWKDGVHSVRSPIVITWITPL, encoded by the coding sequence ATGAGGCAACCACCACTTTTATTGTCTGCGCCAAAGGACAGTCTTGATGGCCCCTCCCACTCTGATATTTTCGAACACTTCCATTTTACTCTGATTTTCAGTTCACCCTTCTTCATCCATTTCTCACATTTTTGCCCACAAAAAATGCCAGTGAAATGGAGGGCCTTTCTTCTTCTATCAAGCTGTCTGGCTACCATTCTTGTTACTTGTACCGGCACCAGCCTAACAACAAAGAAAACATACATAGTTAACATCGACAAATGGGCAAAACCAGAAAAATTTACTGACCACAACCAGTGGTATTCATCATTGATCAATTCAGTAGCATCAAGAACCTCTGAAACAGGTGATGGAAATTTACAACTCGAGAACAGGATAATTTACAATTACCAGACTGCATTTCATGGTGTCGCTGCTCAGCTTAGTGAAGAAGAAGTAAAGAAACTCCAAGAACAAGATGGAGTTATGGCTGTGTTCCCGGAAGCTGTATACCAGCTACACACCACCAGAAGTCCTGTGTTCCTTGGGCTCGAACACGAAGATAGCACCAGCATTTGGTCCGATGTATTATCCGACCACGATGTCGTGGTAGGCGTTTTGGACACCGGGATATGGCCGGAGAGCCAAAGCTTCAACGATTCCGGGATGACACAAATTCCTGCACATTGGAAAGGTACATGTGAAACGGGTCGTGGATTTACGAAGAGCAACTGCAATAAAAAGATAGTTGGTGCTGGAGTGTTTTACAAAGGATATGAGGCTGCTTCAGGCAGAATCAATTATCAAAAGGAGTACAAATCCGCAAGGGATCAAGATGGACATGGCACCCACACTGCAGCAACAGTTGCGGGAGCTCCAGTTCGGGGGGCAAATCTTTTTGATTACGCTTACGGGACTGCGAGAGGAATGGCCCCGGGAGCAAGAATTGCAGCCTACAAAGTTTGCTGGACTGGAGGGTGCTTTAGCTCGGACATTCTGTCGGCGGTTGATCAAGCTGTGGCCGATGGAGTCAATGTTCTGTCAATCTCGTTGGGTGGCGGCGTTTCGTCGTATTATCGTGATAGTTTGTCGATTGCAGCATTCGGGGCGATGGAGAGGGGAGTCTTTGTTTCTTGTTCGGCGGGAAATGGTGGCCCTGATCCGATTAGCCTCACCAATGTGTCACCATGGGTCACAACAGTTGGAGCCAGCACAATGGATAGAGATTTTCCGGCCAATGTTAAGCTTGGGTCCGGTAAATTTTTCACTGGAGCATCGCTCTACAAAGGACAAAAAAGCCTTTCTTCGGAAAGGCAGTATCCTCTGATATACCATGGGAGTAATTCTAGCAATCTTTCACCAAGCTCAATGTGCTTGGAAGGGACCCTGAATCCTCACTCTGTGGCCGGCAAAATTGTGATATGTGACCGCGGCATCAGCCCCCGAGTCCAAAAGGGTCAAGTGGTGAAAGATGCTGGAGGTATAGGCATGATCTTGTCAAATACTGCGGCAAACGGAGAGGAGTTGGTTGCAGATTGTCATCTTCTCCCTGCAGTGGCAGTTGGGGAAATGGCGGGAAAATCGATTAAGCATTATGCTTTATCAAACCGTTACGCCACCGCGACCCTTGCATTTCTTGGTACCAAGTTGGGCATCAGGCCGTCTCCTGTCGTGGCTGCCTTTTCATCCAGAGGACCGAATCTTCTATCCCTAGAGGTGCTAAAACCTGATATGGTGGCACCAGGAGTAAACATTCTTGCTGCCTGGACCGGAGTTTTGGGGCCGTCAAGTCTCCCTTCCGACCCTagaagaacaagattcaacatCTTATCTGGCACTTCAATGTCGTGCCCCCATGTAAGTGGAGTAGCTGCATTACTCAAATCGAGGCATCAGGATTGGAGCCCGGCAGCAATAAAATCTGCACTAATGACCACTGCTTATACTCATGATAATAACTATAATCCTCTAAAAGACGCCTCGACGGGTGAGCCTTCCACAGCATTCGACCATGGGGCAGGACACATACATCCAATGAAAGCCCTGAATCCCGGCTTGGTTTACGATATTTTACCCCAAGAATACTTCGACTTTCTTTGTACTCAAGGCTTGACCTCCTCCCAGTTGCTGCTTTTTGCGAAATTTTCGAAAAGAACTTGCAGACATTTTCTTGCCAGCCCAGGGGATTTGAACTACCCCGCGATATCAGCAGTACTTTCTGATAGCGGAAACACTACTGTTTTGACACTTCACAGAACAGTCACCAACGTCGGTCCTCCCGTTTCAAGTTACCATGTTGTGGTGTCTCCTTTTAGAGGCGTATTCGTGAGGGTTGAGCCCGTGACACTGAATTTTACTAGCAAAATAAAGAAATTGTCATACAAGGTCACATTCACTGCAAAATCTTCACAAGCAGGTCCTGAGTTTGGAGCTCTCATATGGAAAGATGGTGTGCATAGCGTAAGAAGCCCGATAGTTATAACATGGATCACACCATTATAA